TTCATCCAGCGGGTAACGCTTTTTGGCCGGGCCTTGAAAGCGTTCCCAGTCAAGTTTGCCCGCCAATTCCAGCTTTTGCGGCATGGGTTTGCGGTTCCAAAACCATTGCGCGCGCGCCATCACGACTTCGCCGAGCACGCCGTCATCCACCAGCTTTTTCGCGTTCCGCACGGCTTCGGAACTGCGTCGCTGCATGCCGACCTGAACGATTTGTTTGGTTGCGCGAACAGCTTTGACCATCTTTGCGCCCAGTTCAATGGAATAAGCAAAGGGCTTTTCGGTGTACGCGTCTTTGCCTGCGGCGACGGCGTCTACCAGCACATTGTGATGCCAGTGGTCTGGCGTCGCATTTAGGATAGCGACAACATCTTTATCATCCAGCAATTGGCGATAATCTATCGTCGTTTTTGCGCCAGTGCGGGAAAGCTTCAACCCTGCGTTGACGTTGGGTTCATACACGTCACAAACATGAATGAATTCAACTTGTTCCGGGAATTTGTTGAACGATCCCATAACGCTGCGTCCGCGTCCGCCGGAGCCAATGATGCCCATTTGGATTCGGTCGTTTGCGCCCAGCACGCGTGAATAGGAATGCGCTGTAAATACGCCTGCTCCGGCGACCGTCGCGCCTGCATTCGCGATGAACCGGCGGCGATTGAGGTTCT
This portion of the Acidobacteriota bacterium genome encodes:
- a CDS encoding Gfo/Idh/MocA family oxidoreductase produces the protein MAENLNRRRFIANAGATVAGAGVFTAHSYSRVLGANDRIQMGIIGSGGRGRSVMGSFNKFPEQVEFIHVCDVYEPNVNAGLKLSRTGAKTTIDYRQLLDDKDVVAILNATPDHWHHNVLVDAVAAGKDAYTEKPFAYSIELGAKMVKAVRATKQIVQVGMQRRSSEAVRNAKKLVDDGVLGEVVMARAQWFWNRKPMPQKLELAGKLDWERFQGPAKKRYPLDERRFFHWRNFSDYNGGHLTDQGTHLMDVIQWFCNNGNPPNSAVCQGAIYVHKGADVPDTFCAVYEYPSFIATWTLCYGNSYEDAWKIHLQGKKATMVLDDDGYRVYPEPWQRPNIPPKPIHEYKGGIPTEPHVKNFLDCVKSRQEPNAPVEVGHKAVTGPHLGNLALRAQKRIVLGADGMVANAS